One Huiozyma naganishii CBS 8797 chromosome 5, complete genome DNA segment encodes these proteins:
- the MRS6 gene encoding GTPase-activating protein MRS6 (similar to Saccharomyces cerevisiae MRS6 (YOR370C); ancestral locus Anc_7.10), translating into MLSPERRPSVAERRPSLYMYQQPNSITVPHLAGIEDPLPETTPEKVDVLIVGTGIVESMLAAALAWQGSSVLHIDSNDYYGDTSATMTVDQVKRWVERIHQGLVPCYSDAKLYVSNSIHPNGKYISKDFGIDLSPKILFSKSDLLSILVKSRVYQYLEFQSLSTFHTYENDSFEKLTNTKQEIFTDQNLPLMTKRNIMKFIKFVLEWEAHPEIWEPYADRTLMELLVEKFKLEKPQVFELMFSIGLCYNIDAKIPGSLQRIRRYLSSYDVYGPFPVMYSKYGGAGEISQGFCRSAAVAGATYKLNERLLSFDPNTKVATFQDGSKVSVEEKVVISPTQASEYSKNVPAQKYEVHRLTCVVEKDCTEWFAEGESAAVIVFPPQSLKSGNKQVVQAFILGSNSECCPRGTSIWYLSSTEQGPRAEMDLDAALEAMEMSILRESDQDIAADDDLVQMAADGHAAVINSVKLGKSFKEYISREKVQFLFKLYYTQYTATPAFDVVNPTFFDTGAQISGKLIPGASDNGCLYTAMPSSEISYDEVVSAAKVLYEKIVGSDDDFFDIDFEDEDEVANNEQSKLSYENAIEDDDDDVGGADRDIEMQDETSEFVGEMEL; encoded by the coding sequence ATGTTAAGTCCCGAACGTCGTCCCTCCGTGGCAGAAAGAAGGCCGTCGCTGTACATGTATCAGCAACCTAATTCGATAACTGTCCCGCATCTGGCTGGTATTGAGGACCCGTTGCCTGAAACTACCCCGGAAAAAGTGGATGTTTTGATTGTGGGGACCGGGATAGTGGAGAGTATGCTTGCCGCTGCATTAGCCTGGCAGGGATCCTCTGTTCTACACATTGACTCTAACGATTATTACGGTGACACCTCGGCGACAATGACTGTAGATCAAGTGAAAAGGTGGGTAGAGAGAATACACCAGGGACTTGTGCCTTGCTACTCTGACGCCAAATTATACGTTTCGAATAGCATTCACCCaaatggaaaatatatttcaaaagattttgGTATTGACCTTTCACCAAAAATTTTATTCTCCAAATCGGACTTGCTATCTATCCTAGTGAAGTCAAGGGTTTATCAATATTTGGAATTCCAATCGCTATCTACTTTCCACACCTATGAAAACGATTCCTTTGAGAAATTAACGAATACAAAGCAAGAGATATTTACAGACCAGAACTTGCCCCTAATGACCAAACGCAACATAATGaagttcatcaaattcGTGCTCGAATGGGAAGCACACCCTGAAATATGGGAACCTTACGCTGATAGAACACTGATGGAGCTTCTTgtcgagaagttcaaacttgaaaagCCACAAGTTTTCGAGTTAATGTTTTCTATCGGGTTATGTTACAATATCGATGCCAAAATCCCAGGATCTCTACAAAGAATTCGTCGGTATCTGAGTAGTTACGACGTGTACGGTCCATTCCCAGTGATGTATTCTAAATATGGGGGCGCGGGTGAGATATCACAAGGTTTTTGTAGATCGGCTGCGGTTGCTGGGGCTACGTATAAATTGAATGAAAGGTTGCTGTCGTTCGATCCGAACACTAAAGTTGCTACTTTCCAAGATGGGTCGAAAGTTtccgttgaagaaaaagttgtTATTTCCCCCACGCAGGCATCGGAATATAGTAAAAACGTTCCGGCGCAAAAATACGAAGTTCATAGACTGACGTGTGTCGTGGAAAAGGACTGTACGGAATGGTTTGCCGAGGGTGAATCGGCAGCTGTTATTGTTTTCCCACCGCAGTCATTGAAATCTGGGAACAAACAAGTGGTGCAAGCGTTTATTTTAGGGTCGAACTCGGAATGTTGTCCAAGGGGGACCTCGATATGGTATCTAAGCAGTACTGAGCAGGGGCCTCGTGCAGAAATGGACTTGGATGCCGCGCTAGAAGCAATGGAAATGAGTATTCTGAGGGAATCGGATCAAGATATTGCTGCTGACGACGACCTTGTTCAAATGGCTGCTGACGGGCATGCGGCCGTGATCAACTCAGTGAAACTGGGTAAGTCATTCAAGGAATACATTTCAAGAGAAAaagttcaatttcttttcaagCTTTACTACACACAATACACTGCTACTCCAGCATTTGATGTAGTTAATCCTACGTTTTTCGATACGGGGGCACAAATTAGTGGTAAATTGATACCTGGGGCTAGCGATAACGGTTGCCTTTACACTGCAATGCCATCGAGTGAAATATCATACGATGAAGTAGTCTCAGCTGCAAAAGTGCTCTATGAAAAGATAGTCGGTAGCGATGAtgatttcttcgatatTGACtttgaggatgaggatgaaGTGGCAAACAACGAGCAAAGCAAACTCTCGTATGAAAATGCcattgaagatgatgacgatgacgttGGCGGTGCAGACAGGGATATTGAAATGCAAGACGAGACAAGTGAATTTGTTGGAGAGATGGAACTATGA
- the RPS12 gene encoding 40S ribosomal protein eS12 (similar to Saccharomyces cerevisiae RPS12 (YOR369C); ancestral locus Anc_7.11), with protein MSDVEEVVEIQEEEVVEQTAEVTIEDALKVVLRTALIHDGLARGLRESTKALTKGEAQLVVLVSSVTEDNIIKLVEGLANDPENKVPLIKVADAKQLGEWAGLGKIDREGNARKVVGASVVVVKKWGAETDERAMILEHFSQQ; from the coding sequence ATGTCTgacgttgaagaagttgttgagatccaagaagaagaagttgtcGAGCAAACCGCTGAAGTTACCATCGAGGATGCTTTGAAGGTTGTTCTAAGAACCGCCTTGATTCACGACGGTTTGGCCAGAGGTTTGAGAGAGTCTACTAAGGCCTTGACCAAGGGTGAAGCCCAATTGGTCGTCCTGGTCTCCTCTGTCACCGAAGacaacatcatcaaacttgttgaaggtTTGGCTAACGACCCAGAAAACAAGGTTCCCTTGATCAAGGTTGCTGACGCCAAGCAATTGGGTGAATGGGCCGGTTTGGGTAAGATCGACCGTGAAGGTAACGCCAGAAAGGTCGTTGGTGCCTCCGTTGTCGTTGTCAAGAAGTGGGGTGCTGAAACTGACGAGCGTGCCATGATTTTGGAACACTTCTCCCAACAGTAG
- the RAD17 gene encoding Rad17p (similar to Saccharomyces cerevisiae RAD17 (YOR368W); ancestral locus Anc_7.12) — protein sequence MGTFVASTVHLEHFTTALNCLTPFGLKDDVLIYIDRDGLSFVRENNHVIKIQLLLSKELFTSYQYPDEEEFGDERVDADGDLQSCMKLCVKINHLLDSVNIMSKNVDDIVECTLTYDGHGSPFILIFEDSFIEERVEYSTLLFNDFDSNVNGLQLAKDEIVFECIIKGDTLYNALKELKEIGCKQCYLYAKTSETGHESVFAIIAKSDLGFSKIILPNNRSIIEKLEIYKGDSTTLLYDTPVVGFFDFNSIDKIRLSVKIASKVLFRMDAQQVLSVNILSQTEDVLVSKPRNDPATNNTTVKQPQLPRDYPGIVIEICMFAKEALDSLAQQDIELLMETTNTKKNREINYISSRTTMEDKPFAPNHNAETHSESDTDEELHITNSVPLFF from the coding sequence ATGGGCACGTTTGTTGCCTCTACTGTGCACCTGGAACACTTTACCACGGCGCTGAACTGCTTGACACCGTTTGGATTGAAGGATGACGTCCTGATTTACATCGACAGAGATGGGCTGTCGTTTGTCAGAGAGAATAACCACGTCATCAAGATACAATTGCTGCTGTCGAAGGAGTTGTTTACGTCGTATCAATACCCTGATGAGGAGGAATTCGGGGATGAGCGAGTAGATGCCGATGGGGACTTGCAGTCCTGTATGAAACTATGTGTGAAGATCAatcatcttcttgacaGTGTCAATATCATGAGTAAAAACGTAGATGACATCGTCGAGTGTACACTGACTTATGACGGGCACGGATCACCCTTCATTTTAATCTTCGAGGATTCCTTTATAGAGGAGAGAGTCGAATACTCCACCTTATTGTTCAACGACTTTGATAGCAACGTTAACGGACTACAACTGGCCAAGGACGAAATCGTCTTCGAATGTATAATCAAGGGTGACACATTGTACAATGCgttgaaagagttgaaaGAAATAGGTTGCAAGCAATGTTACCTTTACGCCAAGACCTCTGAGACGGGCCACGAGAGTGTGTTTGCCATAATCGCAAAATCAGACCTTGGATTCTCAAAGATTATACTACCGAACAATAGATCAATAATAGAGAAATTGGAGATTTACAAGGGTGATTCGACAACGTTACTCTACGACACACCAGTGGTTGGCTTTTTCGATTTCAATTCGATTGACAAAATACGGCTCAGTGTAAAGATCGCGTCTAAAGTGCTATTCAGAATGGATGCTCAACAAGTTCTGAGTGTCAATATACTTAGCCAAACAGAGGACGTTCTTGTCTCCAAACCAAGAAACGACCCAGCAACAAACAACACTACAGTGAAGCAGCCACAACTCCCGAGAGATTACCCTGGAATTGTCATCGAGATTTGCATGTTTGCAAAGGAGGCGCTTGACAGCTTAGCGCAGCAAGACATAGAGTTGCTGATGGAAACTACCAATACCAAAAAGAACCGAGAAATCAATTATATCAGCAGTAGGACAACCATGGAAGACAAACCCTTTGCTCCTAACCATAACGCAGAAACTCACTCGGAATCCGATACCGATGAGGAACTACATATAACGAACAGTGTgcctctctttttttga
- the PEX22 gene encoding ubiquitin-protein transferase activating protein PEX22 (similar to Saccharomyces cerevisiae PEX22 (YAL055W); ancestral locus Anc_7.13) — protein MAPPRSQRKRALNCTGALVAAVGLGVTCWYLWKNYTGEAEGEQRLSREEAAESKCVVVTPSVCDVQNMVHWEMLINSDQEDIVFLVAPGCHDRFSSEVLSLVDEQFKYKAINCETVDGIWYCVKSLMKQQLYVIPSEVSNGIPNDIARYVQDIGQWRTREDILVAFPV, from the coding sequence ATGGCCCCTCCACGATCTCAGAGGAAGCGAGCGCTCAACTGTACCGGTGCTCTTGTGGCCGCTGTTGGACTTGGAGTAACATGCTGGTACCTTTGGAAGAATTACACAGGTGAGGCAGAAGGGGAGCAGAGACTCTCgagagaagaagcagcagaaTCGAAATGTGTTGTGGTGACGCCCAGTGTCTGTGATGTTCAGAATATGGTCCATTGGGAGATGCTCATAAATTCAGACCAAGAGGATATTGTGTTCTTGGTGGCACCAGGGTGTCACGATAGGTTCTCATCGGAGGTTCTTAGTTTAGTGgatgaacagttcaagTACAAAGCTATAAATTGCGAGACTGTTGATGGAATATGGTACTGTGTGAAATCGCTGATGAAGCAACAACTGTACGTTATTCCAAGCGAAGTCTCTAACGGTATCCCCAATGACATTGCAAGGTACGTTCAGGATATTGGACAATGGCGCACCAGAGAGGATATACTAGTGGCCTTCCCCGTGTAA
- the SCP1 gene encoding Scp1p (similar to Saccharomyces cerevisiae SCP1 (YOR367W); ancestral locus Anc_7.14), producing the protein MNDTEVPEVTSLDHDLQVLRSGKFSPEDIDAIGHWVFVDVLQEDGYKEGSDLLEKLKDGTVLCRIANILAEHETTTYPLIKWKESPMPFVQMEQISQFLVFASRYGVPQDELFQTVDLFEKKDAASVYQALKSLSRYANKKHPERFPVLGPQLVEKRIPPKVKRKPDHLRDAQWSTHEYGYMGGASQGSENVVFGHKRDIV; encoded by the coding sequence ATGAACGATACAGAAGTACCTGAGGTGACGTCCTTGGACCACGATTTGCAAGTGTTAAGAAGCGGGAAGTTCTCACCGGAGGATATAGATGCAATCGGCCATTGGGTGTTCGTAGATGTCTTACAGGAAGACGGTTACAAAGAGGGGAGtgatcttttggaaaagttgaaggacgGCACGGTGTTGTGTCGCATTGCCAACATTTTAGCAGAGCATGAAACCACGACATACCCACTAATCAAGTGGAAGGAGTCACCAATGCCGTTTGTGCAGATGGAACAGATATCGCAATTCTTGGTGTTTGCGTCGCGGTACGGTGTTCCACAGgatgaactgttccaaacCGTGGACTTGTTCGAGAAAAAGGACGCGGCGTCCGTGTACCAGGCTCTCAAATCTCTATCCAGATACGCAAACAAGAAGCATCCTGAACGGTTTCCAGTGCTTGGTCCGCAACTCGTGGAGAAAAGAATACCACCGAAGGTGAAACGGAAACCAGACCATTTGCGAGACGCACAGTGGAGTACCCACGAATACGGGTATATGGGCGGTGCGTCACAAGGTTCTGAGAACGTCGTGTTTGGACACAAAAGGGATATCGTATAA